A window of the Bacillus sp. A301a_S52 genome harbors these coding sequences:
- the yabQ gene encoding spore cortex biosynthesis protein YabQ, giving the protein MTLDIQVLSMVSSIATGIWLGASFDTYERISGKRHMFKWTRIMNDFLFWIAQALLYFILLLNINNGEVRVYLLLSIVLGYAAYRAMFEGVYRRILEKVLKVIHSMYMFLVHLTYVFFINPIKGLLKLLLRLGMIVLLTMWGLVSFILKWTLRPIILLVQFIDNKLGQPFLKQRKAVLLLSERLMSFFHIKKK; this is encoded by the coding sequence GTGACTCTAGATATACAAGTGCTCTCTATGGTGTCTAGTATCGCTACAGGCATTTGGCTCGGAGCCTCCTTTGATACTTACGAAAGAATTTCAGGAAAGCGCCACATGTTTAAGTGGACAAGGATAATGAACGATTTTTTGTTTTGGATTGCCCAAGCTCTCTTGTACTTTATTCTATTATTAAATATTAATAATGGAGAAGTACGTGTTTATTTGTTACTGTCGATTGTGCTTGGATATGCCGCCTACCGTGCTATGTTTGAAGGGGTGTATAGACGAATACTTGAAAAAGTGTTAAAGGTCATACACTCCATGTACATGTTTTTAGTCCATTTGACCTATGTATTTTTTATAAATCCAATAAAAGGTCTGTTGAAACTCCTTCTTCGCTTAGGTATGATAGTGTTATTAACAATGTGGGGCCTAGTATCATTTATTTTAAAGTGGACCTTAAGACCTATTATTTTGCTTGTGCAATTTATAGACAATAAACTAGGACAACCTTTTTTAAAACAACGTAAAGCGGTGCTGTTACTTTCAGAACGTCTAATGAGTTTTTTTCACATAAAAAAGAAATGA
- a CDS encoding septum formation initiator family protein — translation MQQDNQKKIRRLTSEYMEKQVQMEEQRLRRQKGLVRRLSVFAVVFLIILGTGGSVLYQQYVSIQKQQETNESLEEDLIAMEKEASQLEQEIKWLNDPEYIAELARRDYFLTQDGEILFQLPRRSADDN, via the coding sequence ATGCAACAGGATAATCAGAAGAAAATCCGGAGATTAACATCTGAGTATATGGAAAAGCAAGTACAAATGGAAGAGCAGCGATTACGACGTCAAAAAGGCTTAGTCCGGCGATTGTCCGTGTTTGCTGTTGTATTCCTTATTATTTTGGGGACCGGAGGGTCAGTGCTTTATCAGCAGTATGTATCTATTCAAAAGCAACAGGAGACAAATGAGAGTTTGGAAGAGGATCTGATCGCTATGGAAAAGGAAGCTTCACAACTTGAACAAGAGATAAAGTGGTTGAATGATCCAGAGTACATCGCCGAACTAGCAAGGCGCGATTATTTCTTGACACAAGATGGTGAAATATTATTCCAGCTCCCACGCCGGTCAGCGGACGACAATTGA
- a CDS encoding RNA-binding protein S1 — MSIEVGSKCQGKVTGITNFGAFVELPSGRTGLVHISEVADSYVKDINEFLTVGDDVTVKVMNVEKDGKIGLSIRKAKAPEEGAKKAERPARQSVKPRRKEHPSLSFEDKMNRFLKDSEERLSSLKRNTESKRGGRNTKRG, encoded by the coding sequence ATGTCCATCGAAGTAGGCAGTAAGTGTCAAGGGAAAGTTACTGGAATTACTAATTTCGGTGCTTTTGTTGAATTGCCCAGTGGGAGAACAGGCCTCGTGCATATTAGTGAAGTGGCTGATAGTTATGTGAAGGACATTAATGAGTTCTTAACGGTTGGGGATGATGTGACAGTTAAAGTTATGAATGTTGAAAAAGACGGTAAAATCGGACTTTCCATTCGTAAAGCAAAGGCACCTGAAGAAGGAGCAAAAAAAGCGGAACGGCCCGCTCGACAGTCAGTTAAGCCAAGACGTAAAGAACATCCGTCACTGTCCTTTGAAGATAAAATGAATCGATTTTTAAAAGATAGTGAGGAGAGACTTTCTTCATTGAAACGAAATACTGAATCCAAACGCGGGGGGCGGAATACCAAACGCGGCTAA
- the spoIIE gene encoding stage II sporulation protein E → MNGQAISVVEGLKGFVIRKSLSLTERKVDKVKIQALKRLLLIMGVGFLLGRSVILLQLLPFAIPFLAVVFKWRRNLTLPAAFALIAGSTSLSFGYAGHTTVAILLYFLLQAVVEKISKSKNFLPITVFLAVAGTRYLSLIIQEGASMYHIFAASVEGGLALVVTLIFFQSLPLIFERKKQINLKHEEVVCLVILLGSLLTGTVGWLIYQMSVEHIVARYVVLIFAFSGGATIGATVGVIMGLILSLASVSHLVSMSLLAFAGLLGGLLKEGGKVGTALGLVIASLLMAMYADSQSSLNVTLFESLTAVAFFYLTPKKWTSSLAGYIPGTVEYTQEQQKYLRKIRDVTAGKVEQFSDLFLSLSRTFSFHGKTEEDEEKECEVDLFLSSVTEATCQTCMKKQQCWARDFDKTYGLMEQIMGACEKDGDIKDRALAAVWKKHCIIDTKVVDTINGKLKERDGEMRLRNQLLESRQLVAEQLIGVSQVMEDFAKDIQREKKVHEQQEIDIKNSLSEAGVDVDLVDIYSLEPGNVDVEMIIPSNSYNEAEKVIAPLLSDILRECVIVKHTEAARATGPETKVVFASTKTFVINQGVAHTAKGGKWVSGDSYSTMEIGEGTYAMAISDGMGNGRRAHIESQETIDLLRRILLSGIDETVAIKSINSVLSLRSNEEVFSTLDLAMLDLQTGKAKFLKVGSTPSYIKRGDQVMSLEAGNLPIGMIREMDVDVVSEQLKAGDLLIMMSDGVYEASKHVENKDIRMKRMIREMMTKDPQEVADLLMEKMIRDADGEIHDDMTVLVAKVDHYLPEWATFSAPEKEWA, encoded by the coding sequence ATGAATGGACAAGCTATTTCAGTGGTTGAAGGCTTGAAAGGCTTTGTAATAAGGAAGTCTCTATCTTTAACAGAAAGAAAGGTAGATAAAGTAAAAATTCAGGCACTAAAACGGCTTCTTCTTATTATGGGGGTTGGCTTCTTATTAGGTAGGTCAGTCATTTTGCTACAGCTACTTCCATTTGCAATTCCCTTCTTGGCTGTTGTATTTAAATGGAGGCGGAATTTAACATTACCAGCTGCGTTTGCTCTCATCGCCGGCTCTACAAGTTTGTCGTTTGGATATGCGGGCCATACGACAGTCGCCATTTTATTATATTTTCTTTTACAAGCAGTCGTTGAAAAGATAAGTAAAAGTAAGAACTTTTTACCGATAACCGTATTTTTAGCTGTAGCAGGGACGAGGTACTTAAGCCTTATTATTCAAGAAGGGGCATCTATGTATCATATTTTCGCTGCCTCTGTTGAAGGTGGACTAGCTTTAGTCGTGACTCTTATCTTTTTTCAGAGCCTCCCTTTAATTTTTGAAAGAAAAAAACAAATAAACTTAAAGCACGAAGAAGTCGTGTGTCTTGTTATATTGCTCGGATCACTTCTGACTGGGACTGTAGGTTGGCTTATTTACCAAATGTCTGTGGAACATATTGTTGCGAGATATGTGGTACTTATCTTTGCTTTTTCTGGGGGGGCAACGATTGGGGCTACCGTAGGTGTCATTATGGGATTGATCTTATCGTTAGCAAGTGTCTCGCATCTTGTTTCCATGAGTTTACTGGCTTTTGCAGGACTTCTTGGAGGATTGCTTAAAGAAGGGGGAAAAGTAGGGACAGCACTGGGACTAGTTATTGCAAGCTTATTGATGGCGATGTATGCAGATAGTCAATCTTCATTGAATGTGACGTTGTTTGAAAGTCTTACAGCGGTTGCTTTCTTTTATCTGACGCCGAAGAAATGGACGAGCAGTCTTGCTGGATATATACCAGGTACTGTGGAGTATACACAGGAACAACAAAAATATTTAAGAAAAATTAGAGATGTCACTGCTGGGAAGGTAGAACAGTTTTCTGACTTATTTCTCAGCTTGTCCCGGACTTTCTCCTTTCACGGAAAAACGGAAGAAGATGAAGAAAAAGAATGCGAGGTAGATTTGTTTTTAAGCAGTGTGACAGAAGCTACGTGTCAGACGTGCATGAAAAAACAGCAATGTTGGGCAAGGGACTTTGATAAAACATATGGATTAATGGAGCAGATAATGGGAGCGTGTGAGAAGGATGGTGACATAAAAGACAGAGCATTGGCAGCAGTGTGGAAGAAACATTGTATTATTGACACAAAAGTAGTGGATACAATCAATGGGAAATTGAAAGAACGTGATGGCGAAATGCGTTTGAGAAATCAACTTTTAGAAAGCAGACAATTAGTAGCAGAGCAATTAATTGGGGTATCACAAGTGATGGAAGATTTTGCGAAAGATATTCAAAGGGAGAAAAAAGTTCATGAACAGCAAGAAATAGATATTAAAAACTCATTGTCAGAAGCGGGTGTTGACGTAGACTTAGTGGATATTTATAGCCTTGAGCCTGGAAATGTAGATGTGGAAATGATCATCCCTTCTAATTCCTATAATGAAGCTGAAAAAGTGATAGCACCGCTATTGTCAGATATTTTACGTGAATGTGTCATCGTAAAACACACCGAAGCTGCACGCGCTACAGGACCAGAAACAAAAGTTGTATTCGCCTCAACAAAAACGTTTGTTATTAATCAAGGGGTGGCTCACACCGCGAAAGGAGGTAAATGGGTATCAGGAGACAGTTATTCGACGATGGAAATTGGAGAAGGGACGTATGCCATGGCCATTAGTGATGGAATGGGAAACGGACGTCGTGCACACATCGAAAGCCAAGAAACCATTGATTTATTGCGTCGAATTCTGCTTTCTGGGATTGATGAGACAGTCGCTATAAAGTCGATTAACTCTGTTCTATCTCTTAGATCAAACGAAGAAGTCTTCTCCACACTTGATCTTGCCATGCTTGATTTACAAACTGGCAAAGCAAAATTTCTCAAAGTTGGCTCAACACCAAGCTACATCAAGCGTGGGGATCAAGTGATGTCTCTAGAGGCGGGGAATCTGCCTATTGGCATGATTAGAGAGATGGACGTGGATGTTGTATCTGAACAACTTAAGGCAGGTGATCTGTTAATTATGATGAGTGATGGCGTATATGAGGCGTCCAAACACGTAGAAAACAAGGATATTAGAATGAAGCGAATGATTCGAGAAATGATGACAAAAGATCCTCAAGAGGTGGCGGACTTACTTATGGAAAAAATGATACGTGATGCTGACGGGGAAATACATGATGATATGACGGTTTTAGTAGCAAAAGTAGATCATTATTTACCCGAATGGGCCACGTTTTCAGCCCCTGAAAAGGAGTGGGCTTAA
- a CDS encoding VWA domain-containing protein: MSRGTIRQILLITDGCSNAGEDPVAMAAIAKEEGLCVNVIGILDDDDENERGMSEVNDIAAAGGGMSDVVYAKALSQTVQMVTKKGMTQTIHGVVNREISQILGKDQEMDDLAPEKREELMEVVDELGETSQLDMVILVDTSASMRNKLPRVQEALLDLSLSLKSREGDNYFCLYSFPGKRNPVEKLLSWTPQLDSLKGAFKKLSTSGVTPTGPAIMEAIKLYSKRMKKGVTNDETTFIEESGQ, encoded by the coding sequence ATGAGTCGTGGTACAATTAGACAAATTTTGTTAATTACTGATGGGTGTTCAAATGCTGGGGAAGATCCAGTGGCAATGGCGGCAATTGCCAAAGAAGAGGGGCTATGCGTCAATGTCATTGGCATTTTAGATGATGATGATGAAAATGAAAGAGGTATGTCAGAAGTGAATGATATTGCTGCAGCTGGAGGGGGAATGAGTGACGTTGTATATGCCAAAGCTCTTTCACAAACTGTCCAGATGGTCACGAAGAAAGGGATGACACAAACCATTCATGGAGTTGTAAACCGAGAAATCTCACAGATCCTCGGTAAAGACCAAGAGATGGATGACCTAGCACCTGAAAAGCGAGAAGAATTAATGGAAGTAGTAGATGAATTAGGAGAAACATCTCAGCTTGATATGGTTATTTTAGTGGATACAAGTGCTAGTATGAGAAATAAGCTGCCTCGTGTCCAGGAGGCGTTGTTAGATTTGTCTCTAAGCCTCAAGTCTCGAGAAGGTGATAACTATTTCTGTCTGTATTCATTTCCCGGGAAAAGAAACCCAGTAGAGAAACTTTTATCATGGACACCACAATTAGATTCGCTTAAAGGCGCATTTAAAAAACTGTCTACATCGGGAGTGACGCCAACAGGGCCAGCTATTATGGAAGCGATTAAACTGTATAGTAAGCGAATGAAGAAAGGCGTTACAAATGATGAAACAACCTTCATCGAAGAGTCTGGACAATAA
- a CDS encoding serine/threonine protein kinase: MMKQPSSKSLDNNFYPGQTITGRWHGKKYVILKVLGEGAIGKVYLARHGRQLMALKVAHNAMSVSSEVHVLRQISKVQGLSLGPSFLDMDDVATAQGNITFYAMEYIHGEPFLPFVRNKGIEWLGIFVVQLLGDLQKMHDKGWVFGDIKPENLLITSNPYQLRWIDPGGVTKRGRSIKEYTEFFDRGYWGAGDRKADPAYDLFSVSMLIVNRSYPARFYKEGVKGTRVIIEKTSKQASLIPYAPIIEKGVTQRYEHALEMKKDVMEVLRAQQANVPPSRKKKRISSFMKQKHASAITSSTSRTAKKRSGFKETAIFASFLLILYILYLTG, from the coding sequence ATGATGAAACAACCTTCATCGAAGAGTCTGGACAATAACTTTTATCCTGGGCAAACCATCACAGGAAGGTGGCACGGAAAAAAATACGTCATCCTCAAAGTTTTGGGGGAAGGGGCTATTGGTAAAGTATATTTAGCAAGACATGGCAGACAATTGATGGCACTTAAGGTTGCACACAATGCCATGTCCGTTTCCTCTGAAGTCCATGTACTTAGACAAATATCGAAGGTCCAAGGGTTATCGCTCGGACCTTCTTTCCTTGATATGGATGATGTTGCAACAGCACAAGGTAACATTACGTTTTATGCTATGGAGTATATTCATGGTGAACCATTTTTACCTTTTGTAAGAAATAAAGGGATTGAATGGCTTGGGATTTTTGTAGTGCAATTACTAGGCGATTTACAAAAAATGCATGACAAAGGTTGGGTCTTCGGTGATATTAAGCCCGAAAATTTACTTATAACATCTAATCCGTATCAATTGAGGTGGATTGACCCAGGCGGTGTTACGAAGAGGGGGCGATCTATTAAAGAATACACAGAGTTTTTTGATCGTGGCTATTGGGGGGCTGGTGATCGCAAAGCGGATCCCGCATACGATTTGTTTTCTGTGTCAATGTTAATAGTGAATCGTAGCTATCCCGCTCGCTTTTATAAAGAAGGAGTAAAAGGAACTCGTGTCATTATAGAGAAAACGTCCAAACAGGCTAGCTTAATACCTTACGCTCCTATTATTGAAAAAGGAGTCACGCAACGATATGAGCATGCACTTGAGATGAAAAAGGATGTGATGGAAGTGTTACGAGCACAGCAGGCGAACGTACCTCCCTCCAGGAAAAAGAAACGAATATCCTCTTTTATGAAGCAAAAACATGCTTCTGCTATTACTTCGTCAACCTCTCGTACCGCTAAAAAAAGAAGCGGGTTTAAGGAGACGGCCATTTTTGCCTCTTTTCTTCTTATCCTATATATTCTATACTTGACGGGATAA
- a CDS encoding threonine/serine exporter family protein → MQAADEVMDMCLLAGEIMLKYGAETYRVEETLERMARASGFTNVHCFTTTTGIFLSFEERKGKEDLMQMVRIDDRMQDLNKVTEVNQVSREFTAGQLTVEAAHERLIQIHKTPIHYPIWLIHLAAGVAGSGFSYLFGGRLVDLLPAYIAAVLASVTLVEFERYLKVRFAAEMAAAFIGGSVAIFLVFVGIGSSLDQIIIGSLMPLVPGVPLTNAVRDLLSGDLLAGMSRGVEALLTSLSIASGIALTISLFL, encoded by the coding sequence ATGCAAGCCGCTGATGAAGTGATGGATATGTGCTTGTTGGCAGGGGAAATTATGTTGAAGTATGGGGCAGAAACATATCGGGTTGAAGAAACACTAGAGAGGATGGCTAGGGCTTCAGGATTTACGAATGTTCACTGCTTTACAACGACGACGGGGATATTTCTATCTTTTGAAGAGCGAAAGGGTAAGGAAGATCTCATGCAAATGGTGCGTATTGATGACCGGATGCAAGATCTGAATAAAGTAACGGAAGTGAATCAAGTTTCCCGTGAATTCACAGCAGGCCAATTGACGGTTGAAGCAGCACATGAGCGTTTAATACAGATACATAAGACACCGATCCATTATCCGATTTGGCTAATTCATCTAGCTGCAGGCGTAGCGGGAAGTGGGTTTTCTTACTTGTTCGGGGGAAGACTTGTGGATTTATTGCCAGCCTATATTGCAGCTGTACTGGCTAGTGTCACATTAGTCGAATTTGAGCGTTATTTAAAAGTACGTTTTGCAGCTGAAATGGCGGCTGCTTTTATTGGTGGCTCGGTAGCCATTTTTTTAGTCTTTGTGGGGATAGGGAGTAGTCTTGATCAAATTATTATCGGCTCTCTCATGCCTCTTGTTCCTGGCGTTCCATTGACAAACGCAGTGCGTGATTTATTATCAGGGGATTTGCTTGCAGGGATGAGCCGTGGGGTAGAAGCGTTACTTACATCGTTGTCAATAGCCAGTGGAATTGCACTAACAATTTCGTTATTTTTGTAA
- a CDS encoding threonine/serine exporter family protein has translation MQLLLELIITFAAIIGFGIIFSVPKRALLLGGGIGVITWFVLQTGITLGASSVFSTLLASLSAATIAHLLAKKIRIPVTTLSIPGILPLVPGSRAYFTMLSFVEGDYIQGLEYGVETMLQAGAIAGGLVLALSIFSFGKGIGNRYEAGH, from the coding sequence ATGCAGTTGTTATTAGAATTAATTATTACATTTGCTGCTATTATCGGATTCGGCATCATTTTCAGTGTGCCAAAACGGGCCCTTCTTCTCGGTGGTGGAATTGGTGTTATCACATGGTTTGTCCTCCAGACAGGAATAACGCTTGGTGCCTCAAGCGTTTTCTCTACCTTGCTTGCCTCATTGTCTGCTGCGACTATAGCCCATCTTCTAGCAAAAAAAATTCGCATCCCGGTGACAACACTCTCTATTCCTGGGATACTCCCTCTAGTACCAGGAAGTAGAGCTTATTTTACAATGTTGTCATTTGTGGAAGGAGATTATATACAAGGACTCGAGTACGGAGTAGAAACGATGCTACAAGCTGGTGCAATTGCAGGGGGGCTCGTACTTGCATTATCGATCTTTTCATTTGGGAAAGGGATAGGGAACCGTTATGAAGCAGGTCATTAA
- the tilS gene encoding tRNA lysidine(34) synthetase TilS: MKQVINSFITKHGLIEEGDHLLVAVSGGPDSMALIHYLIELSHLKKVQLSVTHVEHGLRGEESKKDAELVASFCQKHMVPFYLYEADVKKKKQQQAVSTQDAARLCRYEWFEHLMHKLGTTKLVTAHHGDDQIETMLMRQMRGSLSGRKGIPVKRMFAGGYIIRPLLAVEKDKLLEYCSTHNIPYRKDGSNDEDTYLRNRIRQQLLPFIKKENPKAHHVFQWQSEVLTDEEEWFQHETKQVVEKVITFKGSHKITVSLEAFGEVAKALQRRAIHLILNYLLISHQLQFDRSHIEAIIDLIRKEHPSGEVHLPKNITVEKSYDSLVFSKKTPVLKEELWDQKKELVLPLPGKLTWATGTICTDTIVGKIPLKNEPHDTFIDLNKVSLPFIIRTRRAGDRMSFLGGKGTKKLKDVFIEEKVAKGDRDLWPIVTDSHGTILWVPLLKRSNEGVVDDKSENVVQLTYRAYT, from the coding sequence ATGAAGCAGGTCATTAATTCATTCATTACTAAACATGGTCTAATTGAAGAGGGAGATCATTTACTAGTTGCGGTATCTGGTGGGCCAGATAGTATGGCGTTAATTCACTACTTAATAGAACTAAGTCACTTAAAAAAGGTTCAGTTAAGTGTTACACATGTGGAGCATGGCCTAAGAGGTGAGGAATCAAAAAAAGATGCGGAATTGGTGGCATCTTTTTGTCAGAAACATATGGTGCCTTTTTATTTATATGAAGCAGATGTCAAGAAAAAGAAACAGCAGCAAGCCGTGTCGACACAAGATGCGGCGAGGTTATGTCGTTATGAATGGTTCGAACATTTAATGCATAAGTTAGGTACAACAAAGCTTGTCACAGCCCATCATGGGGATGATCAGATTGAGACGATGCTAATGAGACAAATGCGTGGCAGTTTGTCCGGAAGAAAAGGAATTCCGGTAAAAAGGATGTTTGCCGGAGGGTATATCATTCGCCCCTTGTTAGCAGTCGAAAAAGACAAACTTCTCGAATATTGCTCTACTCATAACATTCCATATCGTAAAGATGGATCAAATGATGAAGATACGTATTTAAGAAATCGTATTCGACAGCAGTTACTCCCTTTCATTAAAAAAGAGAACCCAAAGGCCCATCACGTATTCCAGTGGCAGTCCGAAGTTTTGACAGATGAAGAAGAATGGTTTCAACATGAGACAAAACAGGTCGTAGAGAAAGTAATCACCTTTAAAGGCTCTCATAAAATAACTGTCTCACTTGAAGCTTTTGGTGAAGTGGCTAAAGCTTTACAAAGACGGGCCATTCATCTAATATTAAACTATCTTTTAATCAGTCATCAGTTACAATTTGATCGCTCTCATATTGAGGCTATTATTGATTTAATAAGGAAAGAACATCCATCTGGAGAAGTCCATTTGCCTAAAAATATAACTGTAGAAAAGTCATACGACAGCTTAGTTTTCTCTAAAAAAACACCTGTTTTAAAAGAGGAATTATGGGATCAGAAGAAGGAATTAGTTTTACCTCTCCCTGGTAAACTGACGTGGGCAACTGGGACGATATGTACTGATACTATAGTTGGAAAAATTCCGTTAAAAAATGAACCACATGACACCTTTATTGATTTAAATAAAGTATCTTTGCCGTTCATTATCAGGACGCGTCGAGCAGGTGACCGTATGTCTTTTTTGGGAGGAAAAGGAACGAAGAAATTAAAGGATGTTTTTATTGAGGAGAAAGTTGCTAAAGGAGATCGTGATCTTTGGCCCATTGTTACCGATAGTCATGGTACAATATTATGGGTGCCTTTATTGAAGCGCTCAAATGAAGGAGTTGTAGATGATAAGTCAGAAAATGTCGTACAATTGACTTATCGCGCTTATACATAA
- the hpt gene encoding hypoxanthine phosphoribosyltransferase: MREDIEEILISEEDIQKKISELGAKLTEEYEGKFPLVVGILKGSLPFMGDLIQKIDTHIEFDLMDVSSYGTETVSSGEVKIVKDLNTSVEGRDVLILEDIIDSGNTLSYLVKLFHYRQAKSVKIVTLLDKPEGRTQEIHPDIAGFTVPDKFVVGYGLDYIERYRNLPYIGVLKPEIYQS; the protein is encoded by the coding sequence ATGCGAGAAGACATTGAAGAGATATTAATTTCTGAAGAGGATATTCAGAAAAAAATTAGTGAATTAGGTGCAAAATTAACGGAAGAATATGAAGGGAAGTTCCCATTGGTCGTTGGTATTCTCAAAGGGTCTTTACCTTTTATGGGAGATTTAATTCAAAAAATTGATACACACATTGAGTTTGATTTAATGGATGTGTCAAGTTATGGAACTGAAACAGTTTCGTCTGGTGAGGTCAAAATTGTAAAAGACCTTAATACGTCAGTAGAAGGAAGAGATGTTCTCATCCTTGAAGACATTATAGATAGTGGTAACACACTAAGTTATTTAGTAAAACTGTTTCACTATCGACAGGCTAAATCAGTGAAAATCGTCACCTTGCTTGATAAACCAGAAGGGCGTACGCAAGAAATACACCCTGATATAGCAGGCTTTACTGTTCCTGACAAGTTTGTTGTAGGCTATGGCCTTGATTACATTGAGCGTTATCGAAATCTGCCTTATATCGGTGTGCTGAAGCCTGAGATTTATCAAAGTTAA